In Vibrio cortegadensis, the sequence TGCCTGCCGATGTTATTGACAGCATGTGGCAGCACTACCGATCTCCAAGTGGTGACGCAGACTCGTGATGTGGTAGTTCTTCCACCTGCGGCTTTCCTAACACCTTGTGATATTCCTTTCGATGGCCCGCCCCTGACAAGGGATGAAGCTGTTGAACGTGACCTGATTTGGAAGGGTGCGTTAGAGAAGTGTGGGCAAAAGCCCGACAAGATCAAACAGTGGTACCAGGATAAGCAGGCCGACAAGTAGCGTCGATTAGCGCGAGCACATTCCTTATATCCATTGCTTACTCTAAAGCCAGCCATGTGCTGGCTTTATTTCTAAGTGGGTTTACGAGCCTCTTTAGGAATAACCTGAAATGAGTATGAACAACCGAGGGTGTCACCATGTAGTGATTAACTTCCACGTGGACAGGTAACGATAACTGAACGGGCAGACTATGCATTCGTTACGGAAACCAATCTCATGACAGTCAGAGCCTGGACAATCCACCGGACTCTGACAAACCCGAACCAACTCAAGGAAAAAGTCGATAGATATGTGGGTGGTGCATTGGATTGCATGTATCCAATCGGCGCAACGAGGTAGCTATGTTTGAAGCAATTCTGAATACACAAGGGCAGGCTTTAGAGCGATTGATGAGCAATCAGCCAACCGCTAACCCAACAAAGATGGAGTTAGCAAAGCAGCGCCTTGAAGAGTCCATTTGTTTAGCTATTCAAGCATCAAAGGAAGTGACCGATGGCAATGTTCAAGCACAGACTGACTAAGCAGCAGATAG encodes:
- the lysC gene encoding Rz1-like lysis system protein LysC; amino-acid sequence: MLLTACGSTTDLQVVTQTRDVVVLPPAAFLTPCDIPFDGPPLTRDEAVERDLIWKGALEKCGQKPDKIKQWYQDKQADK